The nucleotide sequence AGGTTGCTCGTCGCTTCGTCGAGGATAAGAATCTGCGGATCGGCGAGGAAGGCGCGCGCCACGGAAAGACGCTGGCGCTGCCCGCCGGAGAGCTTGACGCCGCGCTCGCCGATGATCGTTTCATAACCTTGGGGCAGATCACGGATGAACGCATCGGCGTTCGCCCGGCGGGCGGCGTCGATGATCTGTTCGTCCGTCGCGCCGCGCCGGCCGTAGGCGATGTTCTGCGCGACGGTGCCGTCGAAAAGGAACACATCCTGCTGCACGACGCCGAGGAGTTGGCGGTAGGTTTCGAGCTTGAAGCGACGCAGGTCGATGCCATTGCAGGCGATCGCGCCGCGGGTGGGGTCCTGAAAGCGGGCGACGAGGTCGGTGATGGTCGTCTTGCCCGCGCCGCTGGAGCCGACGAGGGCGATGACGCTGCCGCCGGTGACGTGCAGATCGAAATCGCGGATGACGGGGCGATCGGGATCGTAGCCGAACCAGACATGGTCAAAGCGAAGCTCGCGCACCTGTCGCGGGGCGGGGACCGCATCCTCCGCATCGGGCTTGTCGACCGGCTCGGCGAGCAGGTCGAAGACGCGCTCCAGCGCGGCCAAAGACTGCTGCGTTTCACTCATGGACTCGACGATGCGCAGCACCGGGCCGAGCAGGAAAAAGGCGTACCACTGAAATGCGAAGATTTGTCCGATGGTCGTCGGGCTCGCCGCCCCGGTGCCCGCATCGCGAATCACCAGGTATCCGCCGTACCAGACGACGACGATGCTGATGACGGGCATCATCACGCCCCAGCCGGCGCCGACGAGCGTTTCGAGCACGCGGGCCAGGAGCGTCTTGCGGACGACGGTGTGATGTCCGGCGGCGTAGTCGTGGCGTTCGTGGGCTTCGCGTCGGAAGGCGCGGACGACGCGGATGCCGCCGAAGGATTCGACGACGCGCCCGTCGACTTCCTCGCGGTCGCGCCGCATGGAGCGATAGATGGGGCGGATGCGCCGGACCCATGCCATGTGGATGAAAATCAGCGGGGGCACGCACAACGTCGCCGCCAGCGCCAGCCGCCAGTTCCATGCGAAGATGATCGCCAGCGCGACGATGACCTGCACGATCGCCACGCCGGGCGAGACGATGACGAGGTTCAGCAGCCGCGTCACGCTGTCGACATCGCCGGAGAGCCGCGACGTGACGCCGCCCTGTTTGGTGTTGTGCAGGACGGCCAGGGGCAGTTCGAGCATGTGGTCGAAAAGCCGCTGGCGCAGGCGGTGAATGATCGCCATGTTCAGGACGCTCATGCGGATGTTGCGCCACGAATCGAGCGCCTGCGCGATGAGGATCGTGACGATGATGGCGGACCCGAAGACATTGAGCCGCCAGATTTTCGTCGCGGCGTCCAGGTGATCGGCGAGGACGGCGTGATCGATGATCTGCTGCGTGAGGACGGGGCGGATCATGCTCAAAAGCGCCGACGCCACGGCGAGGATGAAGATGAAGATCAGCCCGCTGAGGAAAGGGCGAAGCCATTCGATGTACTGGCGCAGGTAGCGGCGGCGTTTGGCGCGCCGGTCGGCGGGCAGGTCGTCGATGACCCGGCCTTCCTCATCGAGGTGGACCCGCGTGCGGCGCTGCGCCAGAAACTGGGAATAGCGCTTGCGTGAACTGGGCGAGCCGTGCATGACGCATCATCCCTCACTGGGCGGCGATGCGTTGTCACCACCACCGCCGCCGTCACCGCCGCCGTCCCCCGAGCCGCCCGACGCTTCAGGCCCGCCGGGACCGCCGCCGCCGCCGCGCCGGCGACGTCGACGACGACGGCGCTTCTTCTTGGGCGCGCCTTCGCCGCCGCCGGGCTGACCTTCGGCGGGCAGCGTTTCGCCGGTTTCATCAACGGGCAGTTCGGCCGAGGATTCGCCTTCGACGGATTCGACTTCCTGATCGCGCAGCGGGGCGCCGGGCTGGGGACGGCGCGGCTCGCGCCGGGGGCGCTCGGGTTTGTCGCGGCCCTGCGGAACCTCGCGCGGCTTGTTGGGGTCGCGGCGATCGCCGCCGGGCGCGTCCTTGGCGATGCGTTCCAAACGCTCCAATGGATACGCCTGACGCACGCCGGTCGATTCGAGCTCCAGCAGGACAAGCTGCGTGAGAATCTGCGTGCTGATGACGAAGCCGGGCCCGTCTTCGCTCATCATGCGCGTGTTGCGATGCGGCAGGCGCTTGCGAAGCTCCTCGTAGGTTTCGTCCTCGTAGCGGAGACAGCACATGAGCCGCCCGCAACGCCCGCTGATCTTCGACGGGTCGAGCGTGGCTTTCTGCACCTTCGCCGATCGCATCGACACGGGCTTGAGCACCTTCAGGAACTGCTTGCAGCAGCAGTGCTGACCGCAGCGTTCGTAGTCGGCGACGATGCGCGCTTCGTCGCGGGCGCCGACCTGGCGCATCTCGACGCGCACATGAAACTCGGCGGCGAGGCGGCGGACCAGCTCGCGGAAGTCGATGCGGTTCTCGCTGGTGAAATAGAACACCACGCGATCGCGTGCAAACAACTGCTCGACATCGACGAGCTTCATCGGCAGGTCCAGATCGCGGATGATCTGCCGCCCGGCTTTGACGAACTTGTGCTTCTCGGCCTCGATGCGCGATTGCTCGTTGAGGTCTTCGACGGTGGCGACGCGGAGGATTTTGCCTTCGTTGGAGAAGGGGTACTGCTTGCCGCCGGAGTTTTCGATGTACTGGAGCATCTGGGAGCGCGAGATGCTCGACCCGCACCCGGAGTTGGGGCAGGTGACGGTGAGCATCTCGGCCATTTCGACGCCGCGCGTGGTGCGGATGATGAGCTTGGTGCCGCAGCCGAGGACGAGTCCGCCGTCGTAGGGGAACTCGCCGATCTGTTTGAGGTAGCCGTAGCGGACGACGATGCTCTTGGGCGGTTCGAGCTTGGCGATGGCTTGGGCCTCGGCCTCTTCGCTCATCACCTCAAGGGGATAGATGGGCATACTGCTGGATTCCGCATCGAGCGCGACGCATCACGCACCGGTTGCACGGCGGCGGGGGGTCGGGCTCGTTTGTCGTCAGGGCGTTTTTCAGGTCCGCCGGGCGCCTGACACGCTTCGGCGGTTCCAAACGCACGGGAAGAGCATTCATGGCTCAACGGGGTTGCTCGGGTGCCACGGCTTGGCTCTGCAAGCCGTGCCGTCCTGCGGGCACGGTTTGGTCGAAGACGCCCAAACCGTGGCACCCGATGCCGACGAGACCGTCATGCTCAGCGGGCCGGTCAATCATCGGCCCGCGGGTTGGCGTCTGCATTGGTCGGACCATTCTATCGCCAGATGATCGAGCAGCAAAGGCAGCGACACATTCGAGTTGAGATTCCGTTCGGCGATCTGGATCAGGTCGATGCCGACAAGCCAGGGATGGGCGGCGGCGTCGGTCAGCGGGGCGGAGCGATGATGAAGCGATTGGCGGCAGATTTCGCCGACGACGCCGAGCATCAGGCGGACGGCCATCTTGTTGGCGGCGTCCTTGGAGGCGTTGTCGTGGTTCTTGACCCAGGCCTTGGCGAATTCCTCGACGCGGGTCGCCATCGCTTCGCCCATGTCGGGGGCGCCGCGCCCGGCGGCGATGGCGTTGATCATCGGACTGATCGTCTGCTGCCATTCGTCGAGCCCGTATTCGGCGGCGAGGGCGGCGCGGCCGAGACTGCCGCGGGCGAACTTCGCCACCCATGACTTCTGGGCCGGGCTCATGGATTGCGAGAACGGCTGCTGATCGAGCCAGCGCTCGACGACTTGGTGATCGAGTTCGGCGAAGGCGACCCGCTGACAGCGGCTGCGGATCGTGGCGAGCAGGCGATCTTCCTGCGATGTGACGAGGATGATGAATGTGCCGGGCGGGGGCTCTTCCAGGCACTTGAGCAGGGCGTTCTGGCCGGCGTCGTTGAGCAACTCGGCTTCGTCGAGAATGAACACCTTGTTGTGATTGAGGGCGGCGGAGCGGTAGGCGGGCTCGATCAGGTGCAGGCGGACGATGTCGACGGGGATGCTGGTCAGTTTGCGGTCGCGGGTCTGTTTGTCGTCGGCGTAGAGGGCGAGTTCTTTGGTGACGATGTGCAGATCGGGATGGGCGGCCTGCTCGGTGTTGAAGATGCGACAGGATTTGCACACGCCGCACGCTTCGAGGCGGCCGGCAAGGTCGGTCTGCGGATCGTGACAGAGGAGGATTTTGGCGAGGGCGAGAGCGGTCGTCGCTTTGCCGACGCCGGGCGGGCCATGAAAGATCCACGCATGGTGCATGCGGCCGCTGATGAGGGCGGCTTGGAGGACGTCGATGGCGCGCTGATGTCCGAGGATGGACTGCATCGGGGCATTGTAACGGAAGCGACGGATGTGGTGCGCACCGGCGTGACCCAAACGCGCACGGGCGCGGCAAGGGGCGATGTAAGTCCTGTATCGACGCGCATCGGGACGTCGTCCGTCACCGCGCCCGTGCGCACCGTGCGCGCGGTCGGTGTGAAAGATGGTCATAAAGATGCGAAAATGACGGGGATATCGAGGGGCGCCCGCGATGGGTGAAATTCGACTTGTTGCCGCGCCGGTGCGATGCGGGCGGTTTGATCCGGTAGGGGGAACCCGCTGCGTTGAAGCGGGGCGGGCCGATGGGGACGGCATATCATGGTGGGCGATCAGGAATTGATCGCCCTGCCGTGTAACCCGCCGCGTGTTGGTTCATCGAAGGTTTCTCCGGTTGACGAGTTGCGAGTTGTTTTAGAAAGGCCCGATGATGGGTGCTGATGGTTCTGTTTGCGTGAATGAGACGGCGATGGAGCGGCCGGCGGAATTGAGCACGCTGGCGGGGATGGGCCCGCTGGTGTCGATCGTGTTTTTAGGGTTCATGGCGATCGCGATTCCGCTGGCGCCGCTGTCGCTTGAGGTGCATGACCACCTGGGTTTCGCGGCTGGGATCGTCGGCTTGACGATCGGATTGCAGTCGCTGATCACGGTGATGAGCCGGCATACGGCGGGGTCGCTGAGCGACCGGCTGGGGTCACGGACGGTGGTGTTGATGGGGCTGCCGATTGCGGTTGCGGCGGGCGGGGCGTACATGGTTTCGACGTATATGGCGGGGGCGGCGGCGCTGATGTGGATCATGGCGGGGCGCGTGCTGCTGGGTATTGCGGAGAGTCTGTTTATCACTGGGGCGATGACGTGGGGGATTGCGCGGATCGGGCCGCACCGGACGGGGCGGGTCATGGCGTGGCAGGGCATTTCGATGTACACGGCGTTGACGATCGGGGCGCCGCTGGGCTTGGCTTTGCAGAGGCATTTCGGGTTTGAAGCGGTGGCAATGGCGGCGATGGGAGCGCCGCTATTGGCGATGGCGATCGCGGGGATGACGGGGGCGGCTCCGATCGTGCCGGGCAAACGGGCGCCGCTGCATCACGTGATCGGCATGATCTGGCGGCAGGGCGTCGTGCTGTCGCTGGCTTCGATTCCCTTCGCGGCGGTGATGACTTTCCTGACGCTTTACTACACCTCGCAGGGCTGGGGCGGAGCGGGGCTCGCACTGGCGGGGTCGGGCGTGGGGTACATCGTGATTCGCCTGTTTTTCGCACATTTACCCGACAAAGTCGGCGGCGTGCCGGTGGCGAGCGTGTCATTGATGGTGCAGGCGGCGGGGCAGGTCGTGCTGCTCATCGCCCCGCATCCGGCCGTGGCTTTCGTCGGCGCGGTCATCACCGGCTGCGGCGTCTCGCTGATCTTCCCGGCGATGGGGGTCGAGGCGACGCGCCACGTCCCGGCGGCACAGCGCGGTCAGGCCGTCGGCAATTTCATCGCCTTCTTCGACATCGCCATGGGTCTGACCGGCCCGATTGTCGGCCTGCTCATCGCCACGCCCCTCGGTTACCACAGCGCCTTTCTCACCGGCGCCCTTTCCGCCGCCGCCGCGCTGATTCTCCTCAAAAAAACTCACTGATGCTCGCCCGCACCCGGCTGTTTCCCGCCGGAAAATTGTCG is from Planctomycetota bacterium and encodes:
- a CDS encoding ATP-binding cassette domain-containing protein, which translates into the protein MHGSPSSRKRYSQFLAQRRTRVHLDEEGRVIDDLPADRRAKRRRYLRQYIEWLRPFLSGLIFIFILAVASALLSMIRPVLTQQIIDHAVLADHLDAATKIWRLNVFGSAIIVTILIAQALDSWRNIRMSVLNMAIIHRLRQRLFDHMLELPLAVLHNTKQGGVTSRLSGDVDSVTRLLNLVIVSPGVAIVQVIVALAIIFAWNWRLALAATLCVPPLIFIHMAWVRRIRPIYRSMRRDREEVDGRVVESFGGIRVVRAFRREAHERHDYAAGHHTVVRKTLLARVLETLVGAGWGVMMPVISIVVVWYGGYLVIRDAGTGAASPTTIGQIFAFQWYAFFLLGPVLRIVESMSETQQSLAALERVFDLLAEPVDKPDAEDAVPAPRQVRELRFDHVWFGYDPDRPVIRDFDLHVTGGSVIALVGSSGAGKTTITDLVARFQDPTRGAIACNGIDLRRFKLETYRQLLGVVQQDVFLFDGTVAQNIAYGRRGATDEQIIDAARRANADAFIRDLPQGYETIIGERGVKLSGGQRQRLSVARAFLADPQILILDEATSNLDTESEQLIQAAMTDLLRGRTTFVIAHRLSTVTHADMIVVMDAGEIVERGTHEELIKKSGLYTQMVQRQREAFDIDTIENPA
- a CDS encoding AAA family ATPase, which codes for MPSPSARPASTQRVPPTGSNRPHRTGAATSRISPIAGAPRYPRHFRIFMTIFHTDRAHGAHGRGDGRRPDARRYRTYIAPCRARARLGHAGAHHIRRFRYNAPMQSILGHQRAIDVLQAALISGRMHHAWIFHGPPGVGKATTALALAKILLCHDPQTDLAGRLEACGVCKSCRIFNTEQAAHPDLHIVTKELALYADDKQTRDRKLTSIPVDIVRLHLIEPAYRSAALNHNKVFILDEAELLNDAGQNALLKCLEEPPPGTFIILVTSQEDRLLATIRSRCQRVAFAELDHQVVERWLDQQPFSQSMSPAQKSWVAKFARGSLGRAALAAEYGLDEWQQTISPMINAIAAGRGAPDMGEAMATRVEEFAKAWVKNHDNASKDAANKMAVRLMLGVVGEICRQSLHHRSAPLTDAAAHPWLVGIDLIQIAERNLNSNVSLPLLLDHLAIEWSDQCRRQPAGR
- a CDS encoding MFS transporter is translated as MERPAELSTLAGMGPLVSIVFLGFMAIAIPLAPLSLEVHDHLGFAAGIVGLTIGLQSLITVMSRHTAGSLSDRLGSRTVVLMGLPIAVAAGGAYMVSTYMAGAAALMWIMAGRVLLGIAESLFITGAMTWGIARIGPHRTGRVMAWQGISMYTALTIGAPLGLALQRHFGFEAVAMAAMGAPLLAMAIAGMTGAAPIVPGKRAPLHHVIGMIWRQGVVLSLASIPFAAVMTFLTLYYTSQGWGGAGLALAGSGVGYIVIRLFFAHLPDKVGGVPVASVSLMVQAAGQVVLLIAPHPAVAFVGAVITGCGVSLIFPAMGVEATRHVPAAQRGQAVGNFIAFFDIAMGLTGPIVGLLIATPLGYHSAFLTGALSAAAALILLKKTH